A window of the Vibrio fluvialis genome harbors these coding sequences:
- a CDS encoding MFS transporter, whose protein sequence is MPLALWALAIGAFGIGTTEFVIAGLLPAIAEEFQITIPIAGYLATSYALGVFFGAPALIIFGSKIPRKAMLIFVMVLFIIGNLITAFAPSFGVAILGRIVTSLAHGVFFGIGSIIAADMVAPSKRIQAIAFMFMGLTVANLIGVPVGTWIGEHLTWRLTFGLVAIVGVMTVLSVWRLIPHQPSAKDQQFSKEIKAFGNINVLLAMGITVLGPGAFFTSITYIAPMMTEIAGFSSSNVTWLMLVFGLGLFVGNHLGGKYADKALMPMLYITLGAQAIVLFVFNYAVHSQIMSVICIFLMAAFGFSTVSPIQKLVMDKAKAAGASTLASAVNIGVFNLGNAVGAWFGGLVIAAGFGLQSPNWAGGLLSAGALVLAIISGLTDKAEQGQPISSTN, encoded by the coding sequence ATGCCACTAGCACTCTGGGCTTTGGCTATCGGTGCCTTTGGTATTGGTACGACCGAGTTTGTCATCGCAGGTTTGTTGCCTGCGATAGCCGAAGAGTTCCAAATAACCATTCCCATCGCAGGTTACTTAGCCACCTCTTACGCATTGGGCGTCTTTTTTGGCGCACCTGCACTTATCATCTTTGGCTCAAAAATACCGCGTAAGGCCATGCTTATTTTCGTCATGGTCTTGTTCATTATCGGCAACTTGATCACGGCATTCGCACCAAGTTTCGGTGTTGCCATACTTGGCCGTATTGTCACCTCACTCGCACATGGCGTGTTCTTTGGTATCGGTTCTATTATTGCCGCAGATATGGTTGCGCCATCAAAGCGAATTCAAGCCATTGCATTTATGTTTATGGGATTAACGGTTGCTAACCTGATTGGCGTTCCGGTCGGAACTTGGATTGGTGAACACCTAACCTGGCGTCTGACCTTTGGCCTTGTTGCTATCGTCGGTGTCATGACCGTACTGAGCGTTTGGCGACTTATTCCTCATCAACCCTCGGCTAAAGATCAACAGTTCTCTAAAGAGATTAAAGCCTTTGGTAACATCAATGTGCTGTTGGCTATGGGTATCACCGTTTTAGGTCCCGGCGCATTTTTTACATCCATCACTTACATTGCTCCTATGATGACGGAGATAGCTGGCTTTAGCAGTTCTAACGTCACTTGGTTAATGTTGGTGTTTGGATTGGGCTTGTTTGTCGGCAACCATCTTGGCGGTAAATACGCAGACAAGGCGCTAATGCCGATGCTTTACATTACGTTAGGCGCTCAGGCGATAGTCCTATTTGTCTTCAACTATGCCGTTCATAGCCAAATCATGTCAGTCATTTGTATTTTCCTAATGGCCGCATTTGGCTTCTCAACCGTCTCTCCAATTCAAAAGCTTGTCATGGATAAAGCCAAAGCAGCAGGCGCATCGACCTTGGCTTCAGCAGTTAACATTGGTGTTTTTAACCTGGGTAACGCAGTCGGAGCCTGGTTTGGTGGGCTGGTCATTGCTGCCGGTTTTGGA
- a CDS encoding LysR family transcriptional regulator yields the protein MSTFNSDESLRGITNFVVAANSSSFTEASEKLGITKSAVGKSIARLEERLGTKLFHRSTRKLSLTGDGEAYLNSCTTALEILDSAENSLSRRQDNPSGVIRIDMPAFFGRHLMMPILTNFSQRYPEIRFEMSFNDRLVDPVEEGLDLVLRFSELKSTNELKSRCLSDQHLYLCATPEYLEQYGTPTHIDDLANHHCIMGYRSRAPLAWKLKNEEGKTIQYISDKPHHIGDGDALLKACLGNMGIVQLPESMVREHIDSGSLTSILPESSPAPVALHILWPCSKHLVPRVRLLVDELVQKAREGYFG from the coding sequence ATGTCTACATTTAATTCAGATGAATCTCTACGTGGCATTACAAACTTTGTCGTTGCTGCCAATTCTTCTAGTTTCACTGAAGCCAGTGAAAAACTGGGGATCACGAAATCCGCCGTTGGGAAAAGTATCGCCAGGTTGGAGGAACGCTTGGGCACCAAACTTTTCCATCGCTCAACGAGGAAGCTTAGCCTGACAGGTGATGGTGAAGCTTATCTCAACAGTTGTACAACGGCGCTAGAGATCCTCGATTCAGCCGAAAACTCCCTAAGCCGACGCCAAGATAACCCTTCGGGGGTCATCCGTATTGATATGCCCGCTTTTTTTGGCCGCCACCTGATGATGCCCATTCTGACAAACTTCTCTCAACGATACCCTGAGATCCGATTTGAGATGTCGTTCAATGACCGTCTGGTTGATCCAGTAGAAGAAGGTTTAGATCTGGTTTTGAGATTCAGTGAGCTCAAAAGCACGAATGAATTGAAATCTCGCTGTCTAAGTGACCAACACCTGTATTTGTGTGCCACCCCTGAGTATCTTGAACAATATGGAACACCAACACACATTGATGATCTGGCAAACCATCACTGTATTATGGGCTATCGAAGTCGCGCACCATTGGCATGGAAACTTAAAAATGAGGAAGGAAAAACTATCCAATACATCTCGGATAAACCTCATCACATCGGTGATGGCGATGCCTTGTTAAAAGCATGCTTGGGTAATATGGGGATCGTTCAACTTCCCGAAAGTATGGTAAGAGAGCACATAGATTCAGGCAGTCTTACTTCTATCCTCCCCGAGAGTTCACCTGCCCCTGTTGCTCTACATATTCTGTGGCCGTGCAGTAAGCACTTAGTGCCGAGGGTTCGCTTGCTCGTTGATGAGTTAGTCCAAAAAGCCAGAGAGGGCTATTTCGGCTAA